The Sesamum indicum cultivar Zhongzhi No. 13 linkage group LG2, S_indicum_v1.0, whole genome shotgun sequence genome contains a region encoding:
- the LOC105176443 gene encoding LOW QUALITY PROTEIN: uncharacterized protein LOC105176443 (The sequence of the model RefSeq protein was modified relative to this genomic sequence to represent the inferred CDS: inserted 1 base in 1 codon), with the protein MTGGGRCQRRRKSMAGGRGTAEAKQFDSNCNSPNLNPEITEKPSGSRNITKLPPASTVEFDLYTQARKVLSFRSPFDSEDAQAPQAFVSGANTLPSGVSQLLTRHSDSRKRHKKLHSGSENKSSTPGRPRGSNFWVETEEYFRELTVEDIERLDRISRVGYSSNEKWFSIPSLDNENNDRYGTFNRMLASACEKDILNFENGVELNSNGKLKFNESMVQDDNGPRSMDIDGNVVETEDCSIKEESNGEKIQTTEKESTSFSGVEWLLGSRSKVYLASERPSKKRKLLGRDAGLEKLLVARAVEGSDSVCHYCSFGDSGDPLNCLIKCAACGMVVHQRCYGVQEDVDSSWLCSWCKCNNVVDLSTETPCLLCPRQGGALKPVRKRGYGSENDGSKMEFAHLFCCQWMPEVYLENTRTMEPIMNMDELKDTRRKLICYLCKVKSGACLRCSNGSCRTSFHPICAREARHRMEIWGKLGSDEVELRAFCSKHSEAQSDSGSQDTGDTSLSAGMDLRKLNDVVLDGEVLPDNGRNSESHQENGDALHPAANYSTNRNDKEDVNAYALNFTMILKKLIDLGKVNAKDVASEIGVSPDSLNAILDDNHMVPELQCTLLRWLKNHAHIGNLQKTLKVKIRSLVAPKPVADAAEGVGTVSTEESSISDAVPIKSVPPRRRTKSSIRNMKDDKSFSFTDKTNDETAEGALDSCLLVGEDPNGTHRESLADESKKILVDPEQHQADSPKDSIQIEDELRALAQSLYEDGLDGETKQSRQMTKCSLMLTNGGVNHASYVHPFIYSKMMQTRSNMLDKTPCYQSGVPKDQEASQLEASSSSGLCCSNNNAKATSEGWTFGCNGVNLDQLVKATNVDMLKLSPADDVEGELIYYQTRLLCNAAARKRISDDLISKVVKSLPQEIDAAGKQKWDAVLVSQYNHDIREAXKEAQAVLAAATAAAAASSRISSIRKDAESSEQEVIDRARINASDMRPGFYSQLNRRVKETLSRSVTARSSFDTNSDSAQLASDFSNDHPRTCDVCRRSETVLNPILVCSSCKVAVHLDCYRSVKSTTGPWHCEVCEDLFTSRGSGALATNSWEKPYFVAECGLCGGTAGAFRKSIDGQWIHALCAEWVLESTYRRGQVNPIEGMDTVCRGVDTCTVCRRKHGVCLKCSYGHCQTTFHPTCARCAGFYMTVRTNGGKLHHKAYCEKHSTEQKAKAATHRHGIEEFKSLKQVRVELERLRLLCERIIKREKLKRELVLCSHDILASSRDSVLSALARHPFYQPEVSSESATTSIKGYTDGYKSGSDMVQRSDDITVDSAVAGKRRVKLPMSVENDQRTDDSSTSQNLYTLKPMERVSFSGKQIPQRLSAASRNLSDDLEKRTKYRKHTETFEKELIMTSDQASMKNQRLPKGFVYVPGRCLSKDKETVPDACSREPMERNG; encoded by the exons ATGACCGGTGGAGGCAGATGCCAGAGGCGGAGGAAATCCATGGCTGGTGGTAGGGGCACCGCCGAAGCGAAGCAATTCGACAGTAATTGCAATAGCCCTAATTTGAACCCTGAAATTACAGAAAAGCCCTCGGGTTCCCGGAATATTACGAAACTACCCCCGGCTTCTACAGTTGAGTTTGACTTGTATACTCAAGCTCGTAAGGTACTCTCATTTCGTTCCCCCTTCGATTCTGAGGACGCGCAGGCGCCTCAGGCATTTGTTTCCGGTGCGAACACGTTGCCTAGCGGGGTGTCACAGTTATTAACTAGGCATTCAGATAGTAGAAAACGGCACAAGAAGTTGCATTCTGGGTCGGAGAATAAGTCTTCAACTCCAGGCCGACCAAGGGGGAGCAACTTTTGGGTTGAGACTGAGGAGTATTTTCGAGAACTTACTGTTGAGGACATTGAGAGGCTTGACAGGATTTCAAGAGTTGGGTATTCCAGTAACGAGAAGTGGTTTTCAATTCCATCATTGGATAATGAGAACAATGATCGTTATGGCACATTTAATAGGATGCTTGCAAGTGCTTGTGAGAAAGATATCTTGAACTTTGAAAATGGTGTTGAGCTGAATAGCAATGGGAAGCTCAAGTTTAATGAATCAATGGTGCAAGACGACAATGGGCCTCGCTCCATGGATATTGATGGTAATGTGGTAGAAACAGAAGATTGCAGTATTAAAGAAGAAAGTAATGGAGAAAAGATTCAGACGACTGAGAAAGAATCTACTTCTTTTAGTGGTGTAGAATGGCTTTTAGGATCCAGAAGTAAGGTTTATTTGGCATCAGAGCGGCCTTCAAAGAAACGGAAGCTTTTGGGGAGGGATGCAGGGTTGGAGAAGCTCCTTGTGGCACGTGCAGTTGAAGGCTCAGACTCTGTTTGTCATTATTGTAGTTTTGGTGACTCTGGTGACCCCTTGAATTGCTTGATTAAGTGTGCTGCTTGTGGGATGGTAGTGCACCAAAGGTGTTATGGAGTTCAAGAAGATGTAGATAGTTCTTGGCTGTGTTCAtggtgtaaatgtaataatgttgTGGATTTGAGCACCGAGACACCATGTTTGCTTTGTCCAAGACAAGGTGGTGCATTGAAGCCTGTGCGGAAAAGGGGATATGGGAGTGAGAATGATGGGTCAAAGATGGAGTTTGCTCATTTGTTTTGTTGCCAGTGGATGCCTGAGGTTTATCTGGAGAACACCAGAACAATGGAGCCAATCATGAATATGGATGAGTTGAAGGACACAAGAAGGAAGTTGATTTGTTATTTGTGCAAGGTTAAGTCTGGTGCCTGTCTCCGTTGCAGTAATG GATCTTGTAGAACTTCATTCCATCCTATTTGTGCGAGGGAGGCGAGACACCGAATGGAGATATGGGGAAAACTTGGATCTGATGAG GTCGAGTTACGTGCTTTTTGCTCTAAACATTCAGAAGCCCAGAGTGATAGTGGCAGTCAAGATACTGGAGATACTTCCTTGTCAG CTGGCATGGATCTGAGGAAGCTGAATGATGTTGTGTTAGACGGAGAGGTCTTGCCAGATAATGGGCGAAATTCTGAGTCAcatcaagaaaatggagatGCACTACATCCTGCTGCTAATTACTCAACAAATAGGAATGATAAAGAAGATGTCAATGCCTATGCTCTCAATTTTACTATGATACTGAAGAAG TTGATTGATCTTGGTAAAGTCAATGCTAAAGATGTAGCCTCAGAGATTGGTGTTTCGCCAGATTCATTGAACGCAATACTCGAT GATAATCACATGGTTCCTGAGTTACAATGCACACTACTCAGATGGTTGAAAAACCATGCTCATATTGGCAACTTACAAAAGACTCTGAAAGTAAAGATTAGATCACTTGTAGCACCGAAACCCGTGGCAGATGCTGCTGAAGGGGTTGGTACTGTTTCAACAGAGGAGTCTAGTATTTCTGATGCTGTTCCAATTAAATCTGTTCCACCTCGAAGAAGAACCAAAAGCAGCATAAGGAATATGAAAGATGACAAGTCATTCTCCTTTACGGACAAGACTAATGATGAGACGGCAGAGGGCGCTCTTGACTCATGTCTTCTTGTGGGGGAAGATCCAAATGGTACACACAGAGAGTCTTTGGCTGATGAAAGCAAGAAG ATTTTGGTTGATCCCGAGCAGCATCAAGCTGATTCGCCAAAGGATTCTATTCAAATTGAAG ATGAGCTGAGAGCTTTGGCGCAGAGTCTCTACGAAGATGGTCTAGATGGGGAGACTAAACAATCTCGGCAGATGACTAAATGTTCACTTATGTTAAC TAATGGGGGAGTCAACCATGCTTCGTATGTACATCCATTTATCTACAGCAAAATGATGCAGACCAGAAGTAACATGCTTGATAAAACTCCGTGTTACCAGTCTGGAG TTCCGAAGGATCAGGAAGCTTCACAGTTAGAAGCATCTTCCAGTTCAGGCCTCTGTTGTAGTAACAACAACGCAAAAGCAACTTCTGAAGGCTGGACTTTTGGATGCAATGGAGTAAATCTTGATCAATTGGTCAAGGCAACGAATGTGGATATGCTAAAACTGTCTCCTGCAGATGATGTGGAAGGAGAGcttatatattatcaaacaaGACTCCTTTGCAATGCTGCTGCGAGAAAACGCATAAGTG ATGATTTGATTTCAAAGGTTGTAAAGAGTCTTCCTCAGGAGATAGATGCTGCCGGAAAACAAAAATGGGATGCTGTATTAGTTAGTCAATATAATCATGATATTAGGGAAG AAAAAGAAGCTCAAGCTGTGTTGGCTGCTGCAACTGCTGCAGCTGCAGCTTCCTCTAGGATATCATCAATTAGGAAAGATGCAGAATCTTCAGAACAGGAGGTCATA gaTCGTGCAAGGATTAATGCATCTGATATGAGGCCCGGGTTTTACTCTCAGCTGAATCGTCGCGTGAAAGAAACTCTTTCTAGGTCTGTTACTGCAAGGTCCTCATTTGATACAAACTCTGATTCTGCCCAGTTAGCTTCAGACTTCTCCAACGACCATCCTAGGACATGTGATGTATGCAGACGTTCTGAGACAGTTTTGAATCCCATTTTAGTTTGTTCAAGCTGCAAG GTTGCAGTTCACTTGGATTGCTATCGTAGTGTTAAAAGCACCACAGGACCATGGCATTGTGAGGTGTGTGAAGACTTGTTTACTTCTCGAGGTTCTGGCGCTTTGgcaacaaattcttgggagAAGCCTTACTTTGTTGCAGAATGTGGATTGTGTGGCGGTACAGCAGGCGCTTTTAGAAAGTCAATAGATGGTCAATGGATACATGCCTTATGTGCTGaa TGGGTGTTAGAGTCAACATACAGAAGGGGTCAAGTAAATCCTATTGAAGGAATG GATACTGTCTGCAGGGGTGTTGATACGTGCACTGTATGCCGTCGCAAACATGGTGTTTGTCTTAAG TGTAGCTATGGTCACTGCCAGACCACATTTCATCCTACTTGTGCTAGATGTGCTGGTTTCTACATGACTGTGAGGACTAATGGTGGCAAGTTGCATCACAAAGCTTACTGTGAAAAGCATAGCACAGAACAGAAAGCAAAG GCTGCCACTCATAGGCATGGGATTGAAGAGTTTAAGAGTCTTAAGCAAGTCAGG GTTGAATTGGAGAGATTGCGTCTTCTATGTGAAAGAATTATCAAAAGGGAGAAATTGAAA CGTGAATTAGTCCTATGCTCGCATGACATTCTTGCTTCAAGTCGAGACTCTGTTCTTTCTGCTTTAGCTCGTCACCCCTTTTACCAACCTGAAGTTAGTTCTGAGTCAGCTACAACCTCCATAAAAGGTTACACAGATGGCTACAAATCAGGCAGCGATATGGTGCAAAGATCAGATGACATAACAGTTGATAGTGCAGTTGCAGGTAAAAGGCGTGTTAAACTTCCCATGTCTGTGGAAAATGATCAAAGAACAGATGATAGTTCGACATCCCAAAACCTTTATACCCTGAAACCCATGGAGAGGGTATCATTTTCTGGGAAGCAAATTCCTCAGCGACTTTCTGCTGCATCACGGAATCTTTCGGATGATTTGGAAAAGCgaacaaaatatagaaaa CACACTGAAACTTTTGAGAAGGAACTTATAATGACATCAGACCAAGCATCTATGAAAAATCAGCGGCTACCTAAGGGATTTGTTTATGTTCCTGGTCGATGCCTTTCCAAGGACAAGGAGACTGTTCCAGATGCATGTTCCCGAGAACCAATGGAACGCAATGGGTAG
- the LOC105176450 gene encoding protein SIEVE ELEMENT OCCLUSION B, whose amino-acid sequence MKKGQRTLHLMTDDSTFVRKVQETHAPDGRYVDCKLILEIAEEIFDLAMAAEAKHIGATSMDKEGTPAAEQEEHEQHGDSDLFKGLSDIIKRISIETAYSDDVDTHSKTMSLLKSLSSYSWEAKLVLSLAAVALNYGECLLLTELYLSNNLPEQMAILKGMADIRQYSDMLKSRVSALNSLIKSILNLAKCVIEFTELLSVSSSLDVKASSVATDAIISATYWTIRGAVASVNSAQLNTKIGFETISTTELWELSSLGHKMGSMKEHLQSQLTFFRSHIEEKKVKDAYDALVFLTRYPPRDNLEVLKVLLCPNEEEQPLYDASNKTTVKLDILRKKTVLLLISGLDIDEDQDLVILSAIYKESRMHETSAENHYEVVWIPILDPSNKMTPDMEKILENKRTRMQWYSVNAPNKIDPLVIKLIREQYHYQDQPIVMVLDPQGMVVNTNAIDMIWIWQNRAFPFSQATEEALWKDGVSGLELFVNGFHHEIENWVKEGKYVILYGGDDVEWIRNFVSSTRQVKEAGHIPLEMLYAGRSNQKEQDMNNLINSIVNEKLGEILGDVNTISLFWNRIEHMKRSRIRLGSGKVGEDQDPLLQDITKLLSYDQIMGRWASLFKGNELVLTGYGNIMLPTMTRCIEALKENANKEFDVTFKECFDSSQIVDTPPIRLILPSSYERNISVVLCIECSRVMDKYILFSCDHGKQ is encoded by the exons ATGAAAAAAGGGCAAAGAACGCTACACCTTATGACTGACGACAGTACATTTGTAAGAAAAGTCCAGGAAACTCATGCTCCTGATGGGCGATATGTTGATTGCAAGCTGATTTTAGAGATAGCTGAGGAGATCTTCGACTTGGCAATGGCTGCAGAG GCTAAGCACATTGGAGCAACAAGCATGGACAAGGAG GGTACTCCAGCAGCTGAGCAAGAAGAACACGAGCAACATGGTGATTCTGACTTGTTCAAGGGCCTGTCTGATATTATTAAGAGAATCTCCATTGAG ACAGCCTACTCTGATGACGTCGATACGCATTCAAAAACTATGTCCTTGTTGAAATCTTTATCCAGCTATTCATGGGAGGCAAAGTTGGTGCTATCACTAGCTGCTGTGGCTTTAAATTATGGCGAATGTTTGCTCCTCACTGAGCTTTACTTATCAAATAATCTTCCTGAACAAATGGCAATCCTCAAGGGAATGGCAGATATTCGCCAATACTCAGACATGCTAAAATCCCGGGTCAGTGCTCTCAACAGTCTCATTAAGTCGATATTGAATCTAGCCAAATGCGTCATTGAGTTCACAGAGCTACTGTCTGTGTCTTCTTCCCTTGATGTCAAAGCATCTTCGGTTGCCACTGATGCCATCATCTCAGCCACTTACTGGACCATCAGGGGTGCCGTTGCTTCTGTAAATTCTGCCCAGCTGAATACCAAAATAGGTTTTGA GACAATATCAACGACTGAGCTGTGGGAACTATCCTCATTGGGACACAAAATGGGATCCATGAAGGAACATTTACAGAGTCAATTAACTTTTTTCCGCAGTCATATTG AGGAGAAGAAGGTGAAGGATGCTTATGACGCACTGGTCTTTCTTACTCGGTACCCACCTAGAGATAACTTGGAAGTTCTTAAAGTTTTATTATGCCCCAACGAAGAGGAGCAACCTTTGTATGATGCTTCTAATAAGACAACG GTCAAGCTTGATATCCTAAGGAAGAAGACTGTTCTATTGCTTATATCAGGATTAGATATTGATGAGGATCAGGACTTGGTTATTCTTTCTGCCATTTACAAAGAATCCAGGATGCATGAAACATCAGCAGAAAATCACTATGAAGTGGTCTGGATCCCCATTCTTGATCCTTCTAACAAGATGACACCTGATATGGAAAAAATCTTGGAGAACAAAAGGACTAGAATGCAATGGTACTCAGTAAATGCCCCAAATAAGATTGATCCACTTGTCATAAAACTCATCAGGGAGCAGTACCACTACCAGGATCAACCAATTGTTATGGTGTTGGATCCACAGGGAATGGTGGTAAATACAAATGCCATTGATATGATATGGATATGGCAAAATAGGGCATTTCCTTTTTCGCAGGCCACTGAAGAAGCTCTCTGGAAGGATGGGGTCTCGGGGCTTGAGTTGTTTGTCAATGGCTTTCACCATGAAATTGAGAATTGG GTGAAGGAGGGAAAGTACGTCATTCTGTATGGAGGAGATGATGTTGAATGGATCCGCAACTTTGTCAGCTCGACTCGTCAAGTGAAGGAGGCGGGACACATCCCACTAGAGATGTTATATGCAGGAAGGAGCAACCAAAAGGAGCAAGACATGAACAATTTAATCAACTCGATTGTGAACGAAAAGCTCGGTGAAATCTTGGGAGATGTGAACACGATATCGCTTTTCTGGAATCGAATTGAGCACATGAAGCGTTCCAGGATCAGACTGGGAAGTGGTAAAGTTGGAGAAGATCAAGATCCACTCCTGCAGGACATCACAAAACTTCTGAGTTATGACCAGATCATGGGTAGATGGGCATCCCTATTCAAAGGAAACGAACTGGTCTTAACGGGGTATGGAAATATCATGCTTCCTACAATGACAAGGTGCATCGAAGCATTGAAGGAGAATGCAAACAAAGAGTTTGATGTAACATTCAAGGAGTGTTTCGACAGTTCTCAAATCGTCGATACCCCTCCCATTCGACTCATTTTGCCCAGCAGTTACGAGAGGAACATTAGTGTGGTTTTATGCATCGAGTGCAGCCGCGTCATGGACAAATACATCCTCTTCTCCTGCGACCACGGCAAGCAGTGA
- the LOC105176457 gene encoding transmembrane protein 50 homolog gives MDLSELLAIFGPGVSGAVFGTGWWFWVDAVVCSSVKIPFVHYLPGIFASLAALMFNCVRKEDIDYSPYEEGEWRLKLWLFIAYVVSFVSLAASVGLLIQDALVESGPSAWTGVAGVLQCVFVLISGLIYWISHSE, from the exons ATGGATTTGAGCGAGCTGTTGGCAATCTTCGGACCAGGCGTCTCCGGCGCGGTGTTCGGCACAGGTTGGTGGTTCTGGGTGGATGCAGTTGTTTGCAGCTCCGTCAAGATCCCCTTCGTCCACTATCTCCCAG GGATTTTTGCATCTTTGGCTGCTCTGATGTTTAATTGTGTGAGGAAAGAGGATATTGATTACTCGCCTTATGAAGAGGGTGAGTGGAG GTTGAAACTCTGGCTTTTCATTGCATATGTTGTGTCCTTTGTCTCATTGGCTGCTTCGGTCGGTCTATTGATACAAGATGCATTGGTAGAATCTGGTCCTTCAGCATGGACAGGAGTTGCAGGAGTTCTGCAATGTGTATTTGTTCTAATCAG TGGCCTGATTTATTGGATTTCTCATTCAGAATAG
- the LOC105176465 gene encoding protein SIEVE ELEMENT OCCLUSION B, translated as MVVFELSTSVDRWPDPVQKFIIMSDGRRLDPVQKLIIMSDDSVITKQIQDTHTPDGREIDCDSLLLIIEEILYRTVPLGIQAAMQENSIPAGFKEGLLEALSYVVNRISSEMTYKCLTSGDAHQMVISLLQLLSSYPWEAKLVLLLVAFVLMYSEFWILIKFQASSKLASKIAILKQVPEVEKLKKQLDGLNNLIMLMLDLAKCIVGFKMLPAPIVDLPELSGALDTIPTAIYWTARGIVFCAVYTTQLTAANYEDPMKLGTLEKELSALADKIRSSNENLQKQLTDCYQIIEEKKEKDDYESLVRLTESAHIDNLEVLRALISGNNDEPPLIAGSTNRTTNLDLLRRKYVLFLISGLFDASPPTDLYVLAQIYNEAKTYSGIRNDFELVWIPMVDSLQIQTEATKRQLQFCQEYVPWYSVRQPSFISKPVKRLIKEKFHYRNRQILVVMDPLGRVVNLNALHMMWIWGTVGFPFEKTKELLLWQEETWRLELLVNGIDVSLLYWIRSERYIILYGGFDLQAISDFTVTARRIIHQLDIPLEMVYVGTSTKSPQELGPLINNIRNQRLSNCWEEEMMWFFWTRVESMLLSKIQVEAKDEQDPVMQELEKLLMYDRMGTWALFSKGSEVMLTGRVPALIHLLQKFDEWKGNVGHSDFLIELKEQYNRLPAADDHPCCQLEFDHTTGKTPVSMICPECHRSMEELAVFTCCHDH; from the exons ATGGTGGTGTTCGAGCTGAGCACTTCGGTAGACAGGTGGCCCGATCCTGTTCAGAAATTTATCATCATGTCAGACGGGCGGCGCCTTGATCCTGTTCAGAAACTTATCATCATGTCAGATGACAGCGTTATAACCAAGCAAATCCAAGACACTCACACTCCTGATGGTAGGGAGATTGATTGCGATTCTCTTTTGCTGATTATCGAGGAAATTCTTTACCGCACTGTCCCGTTG GGTATTCAAGCAGCCATGCAGGAAAACTCTATTCCGGCAGGTTTCAAAGAAGGCCTGCTTGAAGCACTGTCATATGTAGTGAACAGAATATCCTCTGAG ATGACATACAAGTGTTTGACCAGTGGTGATGCGCATCAAATGGTAATCTCCCTGTTGCAACTTTTATCAAGCTATCCTTGGGAGGCAAAGTTGGTGCTACTCCTAGTTGCTTTTGTTTTGATGTACAGTGAATTTTGGATCCTAATTAAGTTTCAAGCATCGAGTAAACTCGCCAGCAAGATTGCTATCCTCAAGCAAGTTCCAGAAGTGGAGAAACTGAAAAAGCAGCTAGATGGACTTAACAATCTCATTATGTTAATGTTGGATCTGGCCAAGTGCATTGTAGGATTCAAGATGCTGCCAGCTCCGATAGTTGATTTACCAGAACTATCCGGAGCTCTTGACACTATCCCTACAGCCATTTACTGGACTGCTAGAGGCATAGTCTTTTGTGCAGTGTATACAACTCAGCTCACTGCTGCGAATTATGA GGACCCTATGAAGTTGGGAACATTGGAAAAGGAACTATCTGCATTGGCAGACAAGATAAGAAGCAGCAATGAGAATCTTCAGAAGCAACTAACGGATTGCTACCAGATCATAG AGGAGAAGAAGGAGAAAGATGATTATGAATCGCTGGTCAGACTTACAGAGAGCGCTCATATTGACAACTTGGAAGTCCTGAGAGCTTTAATAAGTGGCAACAATGATGAGCCACCACTGATTGCGGGTTCTACCAATAGAACG ACCAATCTTGATCTTTTGAGGAGGAAGTACGTGTTATTCCTTATATCAGGTCTCTTCGATGCCTCCCCTCCAACTGACCTATATGTACTTGCCCAAATTTACAATGAGGCTAAAACATATTCAGGGATTagaaatgattttgaattgGTATGGATCCCTATGGTGGATAGTTTGCAGATACAGACAGAAGCTACGAAACGACAGCTTCAATTTTGCCAAGAATATGTGCCATGGTATTCAGTGAGGCAACCGAGCTTCATTTCTAAACCTGTCAAAAGATTGATTAAAGAGAAATTTCACTATAGAAATCGGCAAATTCTTGTGGTAATGGATCCCCTGGGAAGGGTGGTGAATCTCAATGCCCTTCACATGATGTGGATATGGGGAACTGTTGGTTTTCCTTTCGAAAAGACAAAAGAGCTGTTGCTTTGGCAGGAGGAGACTTGGCGTTTGGAGCTGCTAGTTAACGGTATTGATGTGAGCTTATTATATTGG ATAAGATCAGAAAGATACATCATTCTCTATGGAGGATTCGACCTGCAGGCGATCAGTGATTTCACTGTCACAGCACGTCGAATTATCCACCAATTAGACATCCCATTGGAGATGGTCTATGTCGGAACTAGTACCAAAAGTCCGCAAGAGTTGGGGCCCCTAATTAATAACATCAGGAATCAGAGGCTTAGCAATTGCTGGGAGGAGGAGATGATGTGGTTTTTCTGGACTCGAGTGGAAAGCATGTTGTTGTCCAAGATTCAGGTAGAAGCTAAGGATGAGCAGGACCCAGTGATGCAGGAGCTTGAGAAGCTGCTGATGTATGATAGGATGGGGACATGGGCTTTGTTCAGCAAAGGGTCGGAAGTGATGTTAACTGGGCGTGTCCCTGCTCTGATACACTTATTGCAAAAGTTTGATGAGTGGAAGGGGAATGTGGGGCATAGTGACTTTCTCATAGAATTGAAGGAACAGTATAACCGACTTCCTGCTGCTGATGATCACCCTTGTTGCCAGTTGGAGTTTGATCATACTACAGGAAAGACTCCAGTGAGTATGATATGCCCCGAGTGCCATCGCTCCATGGAGGAACTTGCTGTTTTCACCTGCTGCCATGATCATTAG